The sequence below is a genomic window from Synechococcus sp. PCC 7335.
CCGCCAATAAATATCGTTAATTACTGTCCGAAAGTTATGGCCTTTTCCTCTCGACTAAGATCAGCTGTTCGTCCTCTTTCGCGGACAGCCAAGTTTGTTAGTCCCACCGCAACTGGTGTCTTGCTCTCTGTGGGTGCTCATGCTCTCTTCTTTGCATTTGGCCCCCGCACTAACTTTTCCTTCGCTGCCCTTAGCGAGGCAGCGCAGCAAGCAGAAGCTGAGGAGACCATCGTCCCGCTCGTACAGCTGACCCCTGCCGAGCGCAGTCGCCTGCCTGCCTTTGCACAGCCGCGCGTTTTGCCACCTAGCCGTACCGGGCTTAGCGAAGAACTAGGATTGCCCTCTAACCTTTCATCACTTAGCAGAGGTCAACTCCCGCGAAAATCTACACCTGCTGGGAGGCTTCCCTCACCGACACTATCGACTCGTAGACCTACACCCAATCCCATTTTTAGAGTACCTAGAACCTCTGTTGGTCCGTCTACAGTCAGAACTCTACCCTCGCCTAGGCCTCTACCCTCGCCGCCTGTCAGGCCTTCTGTCAGACAAAGACCCACTGTTTCTGTTTTGCCACCGCCGTCAACTCCTCTGCCTAACGTGACAACTGGCAACCTATCGATTACACCGGGTAACGGTAGCAGCTCGTCAAGTACAGCTCTTCCAAACCTGCCAGCCGCCGGAGAAGCGCCTTCGGCAGCTGATCTACAGACAACGCCCCGTTCGATCGAGGATGCTCTAGAGTCGACTGAAAATCGTGCACTTGCAGACGATAGTGCTCTATCGGAAGAAACGCGATCGCCTTTAGCAACCGATGAAAGTCCGAGCACATCAGCCGAGCCGCAAACTGAACCAACCGATATTGCTGTTTTGCCCCCAGACTCGATTGACGTAGCACCTGCTCAAGGTGATTCTAGTCGACTGTTAGCAGGGTTTATCTACGATCCGACTGATGTCTCGCAAGCAGAAGCCGATGCCAACTTGCAAGCTTGGTTGACTCAAACTGCTGAAAACAAGAGCGAAATAGACACTCAGCAAGCAGCAGTCACTATCGACTCTAACTTCAAAGTCTGTAAAGACAATCCACCGGCAGACGGCTTGATTGGTGTAGTTGTTAATCCTGATGGCAGCCAATCAGAGACCAAAGTACTCAAAAGCATTGGCTATGACCTACTCAATCGCCAGGCTCTAGATGCGATTGAGCGAAGTGATTTCGGGCAGCCAGAGACGCCCACTCAGTATCAAGTGAGCGTGGAAGTCATTTACCAACCTGAGGGCTGTGTGGAGCAGCTACCATCGGCAGCTGAAGATATTGATGGGTAAGCTTCGGCGATCGCTTTTTCTTTTGCCATACCACAACGACCGGAAACACAAAGGCGTCTACCGATCTAGACATAGCGGCAAGCAGAACTGCTTTGTTTTAGTATCTTCTAGTCTGCCTGCTCTCTTTTAGGTGCTGCACTTAGCTCGAACTGAGGTTGGAGATACTAGGTCCTAAAGACGCCTAGTAATCGTTTTGCCGTGTGTATCAGTTCCGCAGCTACTAAGCAAATCTAATTCTTTTGCGAGAGCAGCTACTCGTTCAGTTTTACCTGGGCTCGGGCGCCAAACTTTAGGGTTGTCGTAGGCATAGTATGTTTCAACGCCGTCAATCCCTAACTCAAAGGCAGCACGGATCAGAAGCTCTTCGTCAGTACGATAGCGAACAGGATGGGCAAGTATCGCAATCCCACCAGCAGACTGAATAGCCCGAATAACATTAGTCGCTTCACGTGCTTGCCCCCTGGGCGCAGCTCCCCGTGTGTAAGGTCGAATCGCTTCGTGAGTAGGCTTGAATGCGTAGCCCAGAATATGAACGTCAGTCTCTGCTAGGAAAGAAGTAATTTCAATACCTGTCCATACTTTAGGCAGGTTTTTGGCCCCGGGCTTAGGATTTCGCCTCCAAGGAGAAGGATTGTGCCAGCGCCAGTCTTCCATCCATGCCTTTGCCTGAGAATAGCCCTTGATCGTGTGGTGATCAGTAATCGCAATACCCCGCAAGCCAATCTTGACAGCTTGCTCCATAAGCTCTGACGGCGCTAACTTGCCGTCAGAGCAGTAGGTATGCATATGAAAATTGTACGTTTTCGGGCAGCTCTGCGCACTAATACTCTGTAATACTTCTCTGAGTAGCAAAGAATCCTGCGTCGCTGTCCGATGGGCTACTTGGTTAGCAGTCTCCCGATCAGCAGGACTTGCAGACATGATTGTCTAGCGCTCGTAATACGACTTAACCTACTATACCCAAATTGTCAAAATATGGGGAAGGCCTCTCTGCTGGTGATATCTATGCTGCCATCTGTCGCAGGCTAAAGCCATACCAGTTCTACTGGTTCTAACTGAAGTCAGGAATGGTCAATGCAAACGAGTGGAGTAAACAGCTCCGGTGGCTGGACATTACCTTTGGCTAGATAGCGCACCTTATATATATAGAGCTTCATATAGAGCTTCGAAGAACATAGAGTTTAGGGATAGAGATTTTTGTAGACATACGCCTAAGGGGTAAGAACCTACTGTAGATACAGTTAGGGAAATAATTTCAGCAAGAAGCTAACGGGCATAGTCAAACAAAGTATCTAAGTAAATCCTTGAAGGCGTTTGATCTCCCTCTTTCTGGCCATTTTGCAGCAAGAACAAAGACAGCGCTGCCGCATACATCCTGTCTTGGTCCCATGTTGGATGAGTTTCTAAAAAACCATTGAGAGCGTTGTGAAGATCCTCAGGAATTTCTGCTAAAACACTGACATTTAGCTGCATGGGAAACCTCTGCATAGCGCCTGTTGTTCTCCTGCCGTTGTAAGCAGGCTGTCGAAGTATTTTGCTGATTTAGTTTGGCTTTGTCAATGATAGAAATATTAGTAATCGCTCTTTGCAAATATTTTTATCGAACGAGGAACAAGTACTTTCAGGCTTTCTACTTCGTATAAGTTTACATTTTCTGCTTACTCTCTCATTTTAGAAGGGTTTTGATTTGGGTAATCCTAAGAAAGGCTTGAACCTACTGATTTTGGGTAAAAATCTGTGGAAAACTTTTTGAATCCTGTGGAAAACTTTTTGAATCCTGTGGAAAACTCTTGAGGAATCGGTGGAAAACTGCTGAATGGCTTTTTGCAAAGATAAAAAAACAGTTTGGGTTCAGACTTATCGAACAATCAAATTTTGCGACCTCATCTATTGCGCGAACGAGCATTTACCTTTACACTGCCTTGCTCAGATGTATGTACAACGCTGCTTTGCAGCTAGCACATTCCACGCCCAAAAAAAGCACGGCGCTATTTGATGTCAATAAGTCTGAGCCGTTTTGTGGCGTTAGGAATACAAAACCTTTCATCTCACTGCCTAGGTTTTGGCAAGAGTGCTGCAGCCTCGGTAGGGCGATCACCTGGGGAAAACTCATTGTCCTGATTTACTATCCTGATTTGTCTATAACGATCAAAACTTGCTATTCTCGTTAGCTCTGACTAGAGCAGGTAATTTCAGCTAGATGGCACATTTCCCACGCTACCGAAGACGTTCCCTCGTTCTATTCTTTTTTAGCTTTGCGCTTTTGTCGTCTATCGGCTGGGGTTGTGGTGACAGCCAAAGGCAAGGCGTGGGCATCTCGGCCCCGGCGCAAACTTTGAGGGTGGGTGCTATCCCCGACCAAGACCCTGAAAAGCTACAGCGGCTATATGGGATTTTGTCTGAATATTTGAGTCAGGAGCTAGGTGTACCTGTTACTTATCAGGCTGTGACAGACTACGCAGCAGCTGTTACTGCGTTCAAAGTGGGAGACCTAGATCTCGTTTGGTTTGGTGGGTTAACAGGTGTTCAAGCTAGGCTGCAAGTACCCGACTCAGAGGCGATCGCTCAAAGAGATATTGACGCTGAATTCCACACCATTTTCATTGCTAGTACCGCCAGCGATCTAGCACCCATTAGTGATTCCGCAGAGCTGGTTAATCTCAAGGGTAAGACCATCACTTTTGGCTCTGAATCCTCTACGTCTGGTCGGCTAATGCCTCAGTATTTTTTGGAGCAATCGGGCGTGAAACTGTCTGATTTTAAGAGTGAACCGGGATTTTCGGGCTCTCACGATGCCACGATTAAGCTAGTTGAAGCAGGTACCTATGATATAGGGGCGCTCAATGAACAGGTATGGCTGGATCGTTTGACCGCCGGTGAAGTGGATCAAAGCAAGGTTCAAGCTATCTGGCAAACACCGGCTTATTACGACTACCACTGGGTAGTTAACAATAAAGCGGTTGATAAGAAATTTGGCGAGGGTTTTACGCGCAATATTCAGACCGCGCTACTAAAGCTAGATAAGAATGACCCAGACCAGGCTGCTATTTTGGAGCTGTTTGGGGCCGATAAGTTTATCGAAACTGAGAACGAAAATTACGCTCAAATTGAAGCTGTCGGTCGTGAGATTGGCAAGATTCAGTAGCGGATGAATATAGCACTGCAATTGGACTCGGTAAGCTGTCGGTTTGGATCGGTGGTGGCATTGCAAGCAGTGAGTGTGGCGATCGCCTCTGGTGAAAAAGTTGCCCTTGTCGGCCCTAGCGGTGCTGGCAAAAGTACACTACTTAGCCTATTTAACGGTGGACTAAACCCTGATCAAGGCTCAGTGCAGGTGCTCGGAAAAGCGATACATACCTTACGCGGATCCGAGCGTAGAAGATTGCAAAGGCAGATTGGCAGCGTTTATCAGCAGCACCAGCTAATCGATAATTTATCGGTAATCCATAACGTCAACGCTGGGCACTTGGGAAGATGGCCTCTATGGAAGGCGCTGTGGTCTTTGATTTGGCCTCAGCAGGTAAACGCAGCCAAACACGCACTTGAGCAGCTCGGTATTGCAGACAAACTCTATGCTCGAACCGATCGACTCTCAGGTGGGCAGCAGCAGCGAGTAGCCCTAGCTCGGATGTTGGTTCAAGATCCGGCGATAGTGATAGCCGATGAGCCAGTCGCTAGCGTCGATCCGGCCCGCTCGCATGATGTAATGTTGCTGCTAGCCCAGTTAGGACAAAACAGGACGCTGGTCGTCAGTTTGCACGATGTGGCTTTAGCACAGACCTATTGCGATCGCCTCATCGGCCTGCGTCAGGGGCGTATTCTGTTTGATCTACCTAGCAATCAGGTGAGCCCTGAGCAGCTAGCGGCTCTGTACAATCTAGAGGACTGTAATCTAGCGAGTCACTAGCAGAAGGTTTTGAGCTAACAGACTAGGACAGCGTAGAGTTCCCTTTGAAAAAATCCACTACTAAAGGTGTCTATAGAGATAGCGTTCCTAGCGCTGGTGGAGCGCAAGCACTTCGAGCATCTAGTCAACGCCTAGTCGATCATCAGAAAATCTTTGCGTTCGTTCTATGGCTCTTGCTAACAATTTGGGCGCTGTGGATATCGAATACTCCCGAGTTGAACTGGAGTGGACGTGCATCGATCTACCAGTTCCTATCAGCTAGCTTTCAGCCCGAGCTAAACCCTACTTTCCTTGGGGTGATGGCAAAAGCAACGCTCACAACCTTCGCTTTTGCGGTTTGTGGAACGACACTTAGCCTGGTGATAGGTTTAGTGCTGGGTGTCGTCTGCTCGCGGGTTTGGTGGCAGATCTTCCTACCTGGAGCCGTAGGTCGAGCTGTATGGATAGCACTGCGAGGAGGGTTGGCCATACCTAGGGCTATTCACGAAGTAATTTGGGGACTGCTGCTACTGAGCGTGTTAGGACTCGATCCGATTGTGGGCGTGGGCGCGATCGCGATTCCTTTCGGGGCTATCACAGCCAAAGTTTTTTCCGAAATCATAGACGAAACGCCTATTGGGCCATTGACCGCCCTAGTCAATAGCGGAAGTAATCGCATCGCTGCTTTCTGTTATGCCCAGCTCCCACAAGCTCTACCTAACCTGATTTCCTATGGGTTCTATCGGTTTGAATGTTCGTTGCGAGCGGCGGCAGTGCTCGGCATTATCGGCGCAGGTGGTCTGGGTGAACAAATCTTTCTGAGCTGGCAGTCTTTACAATATGCGGAGGTTTGGACAGGCTTTTATGCGCTGATATTGCTCAATGGTCTAGTTGATACCTGGAGTGCGAAGCTCAGGCGGCAGATGGGGTTTGTCAGCCGACTAGATCTAGCCGATAAGTCCAAACGCGCCCTAGTGCCGGTAGCAACTAGGCAAACCGATAAAAACCGGACATTCGTTTGGGGTTCTTTAATTGCGATCGCGCTGTGTATACCTCTGTGCTTTGCCTATCTCAATATTGATTGGGGGCGAATAGGCAGATCTGTCCCCTTTCTCGCGGATCTAGCCAGCGAGCTTACAGCAGAGCAAGTTTTACCGGCATTCTCTTTTTCCCTAGTGCCGTTAGCACTTCAGACGATGGCGATGTCTATCTTAGCGATCAACCTGGCTGGAATAGGCGGTGTTCTGTTTTCTTTTCCTGCCGCTCAGAATTTTTTCTTACCCGGTGGGTTACTACAGAGTATTGGCTCTACTCAGCGGCTGAGTTTAGGACATGGTGTGCTTGTACTCTCAAGAATGATTTTGCTAGCGGCTAGAGCCATCCCTGCGCCGATACTGGCACTAATTGTTGTTTTTGGGATGTATCCAGGGATTTGGCCAGGTGCGCTAGCGCTGGCTGCTCACAACTTTGGTATCTTGGGCCGGTTAATGGCTGAGGTCAATGAGAACCTGCCAGATGGGCCGCTGCGGGCACTGCGATCGCTAGGAGCCTCCAGCAGCGGCATCGTGTTCTATGGCGTATTCCCGGCTAATCTGCCGCGATTTCTAGCCTACATACTCTATCGCTGGGAAGTCTGCCTTCGCGAAACCGTCATTGTTGGCATCGTTGGTGTCGGCGGGTTAGGCCGGCTGATGACAGAACAGCTCAGCAGCTTCGACTATGGCAGTTTGGCTGCTACGCTGCTTGTTTTTATCGGTCTGACTATTTTCATAGACGCCATTAGCGGATGGATGAGAACAGCGGTGCGGTGATCTAGTCATTGGTCTAGCGTGCCGGTGGTCTAGCGCGAGTCTTGAAGTGATTAAATGAGGACTGATCGATTCTTAGGTTTGCCTAAAACGGCTAGGAATAGGTCGCCTTTTGGCGGATGTATCCTAATGAATAACTTTTCGGGTGCGCTTTTATGAGGAATCATTTTGGGTAAGCGATCACTAGCTGGAATTGCCGGGATTGTGGCAGCCGCAACGCTGCTAAGTAAGGTGTTTGGACTGCTGCGCGAAACGGCGATCGCCGCCGCCTTCGGTACGGGGCCAGTGACCGATGCCTATAGCATCTCGTATGTGATTCCAGGTTTTTTGCTGATCTTGCTAGGGGGTATCAACGGCCCCTTTCATAGTGCCATCGTCAGCGTAGTGGCTAAGCGAAAGAAAGAAGAGATTGCTCCGCTAGTCGAGACGGTGACAACTCTGATTGCAATTGTGTTAGCGGCTGCAACGGTGGCGCTGGTGGTGTTTGCCGATCCCATTATTGGCTTTATCGGCCAAGGCTTTAGCGCGACGGAGGTAGGCCTAGAGAGCCGCGCGATCGCAATCACGCAGCTACGCATTATGGCTCCTATTACGCTTTTTGCCGGCTTCATCGGCATCGGCTTTGGGACGCTCAACGCCGCCGATCAGTATTGGCTACCGTCCATTAGCCCACTGCTATCGAGTTCAGCGGTAATGATCGCGCTGGGCCTGCTCTGGCTGGTTCTTGGCGAGGGTATTAGCGATCCTAGTAATCTGATGGTTGGCGGAATAGTTCTGGCGCTGGGCTCACTAGTTGGCGCTATTTTGCAATGGTTGGTCCAAGTTCCCGCCCTGTGGAAGTCTGGTTTGGGTCGTCCAAAGCCAGGATTCAATTTCAAAGATCCAGGGGTTCGCGACGTCATTAAAGTGTTAGCACCCGCGACGTTTTCCTCTGGCAGCTTGCAAATTAATGTCTATACCGACTTGTACTTTGCTGCAAGAGTCCCAGGGACCCTAGCCTCTTTGAATTTTGCCAACCTGCTGATCCAGGCACCGCTAGGCATTATCTCTAATATTGTCTTGGTTCCTTTCCTGCCAATCTTTTCTCGCTTAAGCCTGCCTAATCAGTGGCCCGAATTGAAGCAGCGTATCCGTCAAAGCTTGATTCTGGTGGCGCTGACGATGCTGCCGCTAAGCGCGTTGATTGTGACCTTGGCCAGACCGATTGTCAGCGTCGTTTATGAGCGGGGTGCATTCGATGAAGACGCCGTAGCGCTGGTGACAGCGATGCTGATTGCCTATGGGGCGGGGATGTTTGTCTATCTTGCTAGAGATGTCATGGTGCGGGTGTTTTACGCGCTCGGCGATGGTCAGACTCCGTTTAATATCAGCCTTGTCAACATCATTACCAATGCTGTTCTGGACTATGTGTTTTTCAATCTAATGGGTCCGCCGGGCTTGGTCGTAGCGACGATTGGGGTCAATATTGTTTCGCTGGTTGCCATGACGGTGTTATTAGCTCGCAAAATCGATGGCTTACCGGTAGCAGACTGGGCTCGTAGCATTGCGACTATCACAGGTGCAAGCTTTCTTAGCGGCGTTTTCTGCTGGCTGACCAGGGGCGGGCTGGTGACTATTGTGGGCTCAGACGGCTTTCTAGCAAACCTCATTCAGATGTCTATCGCAGGAGGGATTGGACTAATTACCTTTGCCTTGCTGACGATTGTGCTCAAAATTCCTGAAGCCGATCTATTGGCGCAGCGCATTCGGCAAAAGTTAGGCCGCTGATATTTCATTGGGTGAGTAGCTCGGCATGAAGAACAGACTTGGTGCGGCTGAGTGATATGGCTGAATCTCTATGGGTTAAGTCTCTGTGACTCTAGTCTCTATGTTTCTAGGCTCTATGGCCGAAACGGCGATCGCGCCACTGCTATGCATCACAGCTTTCCTAAAATCAGCTGCTGAATAATCTCTGTGACTTCAGTTGCCATCAGGGCATCGACAAATCTAGCTTCTTGATCGATATCGCCCGTTTGCTGAGCGGCAATCAGCGTCATCCCAATTGAATAGTGCTGGTGGCTAGCGGTTGGATCGCAAGCTCCAACTCGAGGGAGATCGAATTCGGCTAGGGCGCAGTAGGTTAACTCAGTGCGATCGCGCTGATCGCTTCGACCAAACCCACACTTTGAGATAATTACAGGCGATCGCACCACCTCAGTTAGCGATAGCGTTTCCAAAGCGACATCAATATATCGAGCCGTATCTACGCCCATCGCCTGGATCAGGCTGCTCAAACTATGGCCCTGCACATTGGGGACAACTGCGCGCGGTGGCAGTCGCCAGTGCCAGCCCACTATCGTGATTAGTCGAGTGAGATCATAGGTCGAGACCAAATTTTGTCCTCGATGAGCCTGACGTGGCGATTCGAGTACCTTTTGGCCGTTTGCAGACCACAGCTCTGGAAACTCGATAAAGGGTACCTCACCATAGCGACCCTGGAATGCTAGCTGCTGATTGCCCGTGAGCTGCTGTGTCCACTTCTCTAGTCTCTCTGGCGTGGTGAATCGCTTAAACATGGCCGCTAGCGAGTTGGAAGTTGCCACCCGATTGTCATAAGATACAGTGCCATTTGCCAGCACATGAAACGGAAAGCCTGACCGGGAGCCAGCTGGATGTACGGAGCAGTCCCCAATCGGTACGTTAGGCGCGGCCTTATTGGCCTGCTCGATTACCTTGAGCAAAGGTAAAAACTTAGTGGCACTCCACATCTGTCGATTAACAAAGGCCTCTCGACCTAGCCAGCGAGATCTCAGCTCGCCTGATCGCATGGTTGATAGGCATACGCAAGCAGACAAGATATCGGGCGCCAGAAAATCTAGTCCCGTTGCATCTATTTCCGGGCGATCGCCCCGAATAGGATAAGTGGCGGTATTTTCTAGTGGTGAAGGTATTGCCGCTGATTGGCCTGTGATTGCCTGCGGCTCTGTTTGCTGTAGGTATCCGACTGCTTGAGATAGACGATTGCGAAATGGCGAACTTTGGATGCCTCGATCTAAAAAAGCGAGTTTCTCGGCATTGAATTCCGCTTCCTGATGAATAAATTTTTCAAATAGTCCTTTTCTATCTCTTGTCAGTGCCGGTTTCAAAGGAGAAGTTTCAGTAAGTTCTGCGACGGAAATTGCCAGTGCCCAACATAGTATCGCCGCCACTTCTCCTCTAGTGATTGATTGGTTGGGCAAAAAGGCTCTAGGTGCTAGCTGAGATTCAAATAGATTGGCTGCGATCGCCTGCCCAACAGCTTCTCGGCCATAGTCTGGAATTGCTGTGGCATCTGTAAACGTTCGCCTGATTAGTTGCTCGCGCTCGGCTGGCTCTGTCTTAGGAAGGCGAATTCTTGCAGTGGTTTGTTCAGCTGACAGGGCTGCCATCAACACTACGACTGCCTGCACTCTAGAAATGGCCTGCATAGGCAGAAATCGACCTGATCTATCCCCACTAAGCAGGCCGCGTTCTGAAGCCCAGGCGATTACCTCATTTGCCCAGTACTGCGGTGGTACGTCCGGAAACGGACGAGCCGATTGCCTTGTCGGTAGCCCTGGGAAACTTTGACGCATCAAGGCTGCAAACTCAGCTCGACTGACTACAGCAAGCGGACGGAATGTAGTGTTGGCATACCCGCTGATCATCCCTCGCTTCGCTAGAGCTACGATGCAGCCTTTAGCCCAATGGTGAGTAGTGTCTGGAAACATACAATTGACTTCGCTTTAGCTTTGCAGGTCATTTCACAGACAACAAAACCACCTCGAGTGTGACTTTGCGCCTATCCGCTGTCTGTCCTAGACCGCTCTAGTGACCTCCTCCCATTGGGAAACTCTAAGTCTATAGTCGCGGTCAAACACTTTTTGCTCAAGACGATTTCCAAGATGATTACTTACTAAATCTCAATATGAAATCAATAATTTATTCGCTGGGATCACTAACAAAGCCAGAAAAGTAACGTAGGCTCAAAAGAGAAATTCCTGACTGTATCTACCTTTAAGCCACTTTTTGTATGAGCTTGCCTGCTGCCCCACCTTCTCGACCCATCGAAAAAACGACCTCTAATCGGACGAATGCTCTCAGCAAGTCTGACTCGAATCTGCCAGTCTCGCCTAACCTTTCGACCGAATCTGCTGAGCCTCAGACGATTGTGCTAGATATCACAGGCATGATGTGTGCGGGTTGTGTCAGCACTGTAGAAAAAAAGCTAGCACAGTGTGACGGGGTGCTCACTGCTACAGTCAACCTATTAACTGAAGTAGCCGCGCTAGAGTGCCTACCTCAAGCAGATGGCAGGGCAATTGCGCAGGCTTTAACCGATGCAGGCTATCCATCAACGCTACGCCAGGCCAATATCACGGGACTAAGTGCTGAGTCTGACTGGCTAGCTAAACAAGAGCAAGATCAGCAAAATCAAATAAGTCGGTTAGCGATCGCATCGATTCTGCTTGCCTTCTCTGTGCTTGGTCATCTACAACATTTTGATCTTCGCGGTCCATTCAGTACGCTACTCACCTTGCCTGTCATCACGACCTTGTGGTTTCATGGCACGCTCGCTACGCTGACCTTGCTATTTCCGGCTAGAAAAATCCTAGTGGCTGGGTTTCAAGGCCTTAGGCGTGGCACGCCCAATATGAATACGCTAGTTAGCCTAGGAGCGCTGAGTGCCTACCTAACGAGTCTAACAGCCTTGCTCTTTCCCCAATTGGGATGGGAGTGTTTCTTTGACGAGCCAGTGATGCTGCTGAGCTTCATCTTGTTGGGGCGAACCTTGGAGCAACGAGCCCGCTTTCAATCCGCTGGGTCTTTGCGATCGCTAATTGCGCTTCAGCCGCCGTTTGCCAGACTAGTCCCTCAACCTACGCTGCCTAAGCAGTCTATTAACACTGCTACTGCGAGCCTCAAAGTTCCGGTGAACCAGGTAAAAGTAGGCGAGTGGCTACAGGTTCTTCCCGGTGAAAAAGTCCCTGTCGATGGCATGATCGCGCTCGGTGAAACTTCTCTAGACGAGTCCATGCTGACGGGAGAATCTATGCTGGTTAGCAAGCAACCGCAGGATACTGTCTTTGCCGGTACGCTCAATCAATCGGGTGCCATTACGCTTCAGGTCACCCGCACTGGCGCAGAGACTACCCTGGGCCAAATGATTCAACTGGTCGAGACGGCTCAAACTCGCAAAGCGCCCATCCAAGGATTAGCCGACATCATCTCTGGCTACTTTACCTATGGTGTCTTGGTTTGTTCTGGGCTGACCTTTTGCTTTTGGTACTTTGTCGGTATGCCGCTGTGGCCAGAAGTTGCTCAGCTAGCGATGGGACATGCTCATATGCATACAGCGCACATGCCTGCCGTGGGTGATTCTTTGCAACTGCTAGTAAGTTTGAAGCTGGCAATCGCGGTCGTTGTTGTCGCCTGTCCCTGTGCTTTGGGTTTAGCTACACCCACTGCTATCTTAGTCGGCTCTGGAATAGGCGCCGAAAAAGGGCTACTTATCCGTGGCGGCGATATCTTAGAAGCTACCCAAAAAATTGACACGCTTGTCTTCGACAAGACAGGTACGCTAACGACAGGTTCACCCCAGGTAGTTGATTGTATTTCCTTTTTGGATGAGCTATCTGAAGATCAGCTGCTACAGTTAGCAGCAACCGTCGAAAGTGGAACTTGCCACCCGCTTGCCGTTGCTATTCAAAGCGCCGCGGCGCAAAAGCAATTACCAACCTTAAACGCTAGCAACTTTCAAACGAGAGCCGGGTCGGGAATTAGTGCTGTCATTGAATCTACTGATTGCTCGAATTCATCCTCTGACCAAAGATCTCATCAAACAATTGCGTTGGGGAACAAGGATTGGCTAGCAGAAAATGGCTGCTCTATCGATGCGTCTGTAGACGAGATGGCTAGAGATATTGCCAAAGCTGGTAAAACCGTTGTCTTCCTTACAAAAGAACATCAGCTGATTGGTTTAATCAGCGTTGCAGATCAGCTGCGATCCGAAACGACCAACGTGTTGTCTGAGCTGAAATCTATGGGCATCTCGATACAGATTTTGAGTGGCGATAGCTCAGCTGCCGTTCGAGCGATCGCACAGCAGCTCGGTCTTGATTTAGCCCACGTACAAGCCGAGGTGAAGCCAGCAGAAAAGTTGAGTGCGATTACTGCTCTTCAAGCTGCTGGACACCAGGTCGGACTGATTGGTGATGGAATTAATGATGCGCCTGCTCTTGCCAAAGCAAACGTGGGTATCGCTCTGAACTCTGGTAGTGAGGTG
It includes:
- a CDS encoding S-layer homology domain-containing protein: MFPDTTHHWAKGCIVALAKRGMISGYANTTFRPLAVVSRAEFAALMRQSFPGLPTRQSARPFPDVPPQYWANEVIAWASERGLLSGDRSGRFLPMQAISRVQAVVVLMAALSAEQTTARIRLPKTEPAEREQLIRRTFTDATAIPDYGREAVGQAIAANLFESQLAPRAFLPNQSITRGEVAAILCWALAISVAELTETSPLKPALTRDRKGLFEKFIHQEAEFNAEKLAFLDRGIQSSPFRNRLSQAVGYLQQTEPQAITGQSAAIPSPLENTATYPIRGDRPEIDATGLDFLAPDILSACVCLSTMRSGELRSRWLGREAFVNRQMWSATKFLPLLKVIEQANKAAPNVPIGDCSVHPAGSRSGFPFHVLANGTVSYDNRVATSNSLAAMFKRFTTPERLEKWTQQLTGNQQLAFQGRYGEVPFIEFPELWSANGQKVLESPRQAHRGQNLVSTYDLTRLITIVGWHWRLPPRAVVPNVQGHSLSSLIQAMGVDTARYIDVALETLSLTEVVRSPVIISKCGFGRSDQRDRTELTYCALAEFDLPRVGACDPTASHQHYSIGMTLIAAQQTGDIDQEARFVDALMATEVTEIIQQLILGKL
- a CDS encoding cation-translocating P-type ATPase; protein product: MSLPAAPPSRPIEKTTSNRTNALSKSDSNLPVSPNLSTESAEPQTIVLDITGMMCAGCVSTVEKKLAQCDGVLTATVNLLTEVAALECLPQADGRAIAQALTDAGYPSTLRQANITGLSAESDWLAKQEQDQQNQISRLAIASILLAFSVLGHLQHFDLRGPFSTLLTLPVITTLWFHGTLATLTLLFPARKILVAGFQGLRRGTPNMNTLVSLGALSAYLTSLTALLFPQLGWECFFDEPVMLLSFILLGRTLEQRARFQSAGSLRSLIALQPPFARLVPQPTLPKQSINTATASLKVPVNQVKVGEWLQVLPGEKVPVDGMIALGETSLDESMLTGESMLVSKQPQDTVFAGTLNQSGAITLQVTRTGAETTLGQMIQLVETAQTRKAPIQGLADIISGYFTYGVLVCSGLTFCFWYFVGMPLWPEVAQLAMGHAHMHTAHMPAVGDSLQLLVSLKLAIAVVVVACPCALGLATPTAILVGSGIGAEKGLLIRGGDILEATQKIDTLVFDKTGTLTTGSPQVVDCISFLDELSEDQLLQLAATVESGTCHPLAVAIQSAAAQKQLPTLNASNFQTRAGSGISAVIESTDCSNSSSDQRSHQTIALGNKDWLAENGCSIDASVDEMARDIAKAGKTVVFLTKEHQLIGLISVADQLRSETTNVLSELKSMGISIQILSGDSSAAVRAIAQQLGLDLAHVQAEVKPAEKLSAITALQAAGHQVGLIGDGINDAPALAKANVGIALNSGSEVAIATADIILINNNLTDVLTAIKLSQATLNKIRQNLAWAFSYNLICIPLAAGALLPAFGIFLNPGFAGGLMAVSSVAVVLNSLSLKLGRAY
- the murJ gene encoding murein biosynthesis integral membrane protein MurJ; the protein is MGKRSLAGIAGIVAAATLLSKVFGLLRETAIAAAFGTGPVTDAYSISYVIPGFLLILLGGINGPFHSAIVSVVAKRKKEEIAPLVETVTTLIAIVLAAATVALVVFADPIIGFIGQGFSATEVGLESRAIAITQLRIMAPITLFAGFIGIGFGTLNAADQYWLPSISPLLSSSAVMIALGLLWLVLGEGISDPSNLMVGGIVLALGSLVGAILQWLVQVPALWKSGLGRPKPGFNFKDPGVRDVIKVLAPATFSSGSLQINVYTDLYFAARVPGTLASLNFANLLIQAPLGIISNIVLVPFLPIFSRLSLPNQWPELKQRIRQSLILVALTMLPLSALIVTLARPIVSVVYERGAFDEDAVALVTAMLIAYGAGMFVYLARDVMVRVFYALGDGQTPFNISLVNIITNAVLDYVFFNLMGPPGLVVATIGVNIVSLVAMTVLLARKIDGLPVADWARSIATITGASFLSGVFCWLTRGGLVTIVGSDGFLANLIQMSIAGGIGLITFALLTIVLKIPEADLLAQRIRQKLGR